The region GGCAGAGCAGCAAAATCAACAGAAGGAGTTTTTTACCGAGATCAAGAATGAATTCAAGGAGATCGGTACCAAAGTCAACAAGATGTTTGACGAACTCGTGAGAGGTAAGGATGGAGGCAAATCATTTGTGCCTGCAACCGACATCTGGGAGACCAAGGAAGAGCTCATCTTCGAATTGGATTTGCCTGGTTGCGTCAAAAGTGACTTTTTGGTTCAAGTGCGCGACAGCAGCTTGGTCATCAAGGGGCAGCGTACCCGGGTAACGGAACCCACCATGAACTTTAGTCAGCGTGAACGCGGATTTGGTGAGTTTGAACGCATTTTCCCGATTCCCGGCAACATCGACCAAGGCCGTATCAAAGCCAAGTTCGAAGGTGGCGTATTGCGGTTGACCATGCCCAAGGAAGCTGTGGAAATCGAAGCGACCCAAGTCAACGTGGATTGAGCAACAACATCAAATAACGAAATACAACATACTAGTTTTCAATTATCAAGAACTTATTTAGCACAATAGATACATGGGAAAAATAATCGGAATTGACCTTGGCACGACAAACTCAGTCGTCTCAGTCATGGAAGGAAACGAGCCTGTCGTGATCATTAACTCCGAAGGCAAACGCACCACACCCTCCGTCATCGCTTTTACCAAAGAAGGGGAGCGCATCGTAGGGGAGCAAGCTAAGCGTCAGGCACTTGCCAATGCGCGTAACACCGTACGTTCGATCAAGCGTTTCATGGGCCGCCGGTATTCGGAGGTCATTGCAGACACGAAAGAAATCTCCTATGAGGTCGTGCGTGGCAACAATGACATGGCGGTTGTGAAAATTGACGACCGTAACTTCACCCCGCAGGAAATTTCGGCGATGGTGCTTCAGAAGCTCAAGAAGTCTGCTGAAGACTATCTTGGCCACGAGGTGACCGAGGCTGTGATCACGGTGCCTGCCTACTTCAATGATGCGCAGCGCAATGCAACCAAGGAAGCTGGCGAAATCGCTGGTCTCAAGGTGCAGCGTATCATCAACGAACCGACCGCTGCAGCCTTGGCCTACGGCTTGGACAAGCAGCACAAGAACATGAAAATCGCGGTCTTTGACCTCGGTGGTGGAACCTTTGACATTTCGATCCTCGAGTTGGGCGATGGTGTCTTTGAAGTGCTCAGCACCAACGGCGATACACGCCTCGGCGGTGACGACTTTGACCAAAAGATCATCGACTGGATGGCCGACGAATTCAAAAAGACCGATGGTGTGGACCTTCGCAAGGATCCAAAAACCCTTCAGCGTCTGAAAGAAGCCGCCGAGACTGCCAAGGTTGAACTCAGCAATGCAACACAGGCACAAATCAGCTTGCCCTACATCCACATGGATGCCAACGGTGCCAAGAACTTGGACCTGACACTGACACGCTCCAAATTCGAAATGATTTGTGACAGCCTCTTCACACGTGCCATCGAGCCATGTAAAAAGGCCGTTTCGGATGCGAAAGTGAGCCTCAGCGAAATCGACGAAGTGATTTTGGTGGGCGGATCTACCCGTATCCCCAAAGTGCAGCAGATCGTGAAGGACTTCTTTGGCAAAGAGCCCAACCGTAGTGTGAACCCCGACGAAGTCGTGGCAGTCGGTGCAGCCATCCAAGGTGGCGTGCTTTCCGGCGACGTGCAGGGCATCCTCTTGTTGGACGTGACCCCGCTTTCATTGGGCATCGAGATTCAAGGCGGCATCTGCCACAAGTTGATCGAATCCAATACCACGATTCCAGCACGCAAGTCAGAAGTTTTCTCGACCGCCGCTGACAATCAGCCAAGTGTGGAAATTCACATCTTGCAGGGAGAGCGCCCGATGGCAGCCGACAACAGGACGCTGGGCAAGTTTCACTTGGACAGCATTCCACCGGCACCACGTGGGATCCCGCAGATCGAAGTCACATTTGACATCGACGCCAACGGTATCTTGAACGTGACGGCACGTGACAAAGGCACCGGCAAAGAGCAACGCATCCGTATCGAGGCAAGCACCGGGTTGAACGATGCAGAAATCGAAAAGATGCGCCAGGAGGCCAAGCTGAACGAGGCTGCCGACAATGCCCGCAAAGAGCAGGCTGAAAAACTGAACCACGCCGATTCGTTGATTTTCCAAACGGAAAAGACGATGAAGGAGCACGGCGACAAGTTGCCTGAAGACAAGAAAAGGCCGATCGAAGATGCTTTGGCCGATCTGAAGCGTGTATTTGAGGCCAAAGACCTTGCAGGCATTGAAAGTGCAACGCAGGCGCTCAACGCAGCGATGGGCAGCATTTACCAAGACCTGCAAAATGCGCAAGCTGCGCAGGGCGGTGGCGAAGGTGCGCAAGGCAATGACGGCGCCGACACGACGATCAAGGACGTGGACTTCGAAGAAGTCAAAGGAAACTAATTCCAAAAGAATTAGACGATTGAGCAAGAGCATCCACTTCACGGTGGATGCTCTTGCATTTGGTGGCTTTCGTAGCAGCACGCGTGGATTTGTCCCGCCGTGAAATCGTTTTGATTCCTGGTTTGAGCCAAGAATTTGTCGAATTGAGCGGCAGTTGAGCAACCGCCTAGACCCTAAAATCGACCGTTCGCGCTGCCAACCTGACTGTTCGGGAAGCGGGGCGTGCGATTGGTCGAATTCCCCGCCCAAACGTGCCCAAAAACGCTTGAAACGTAGGGAAAAGACATTGATCAGGGGCCGAAACATGCGTACCTTTCTGCCTTTGATTCCG is a window of Bacteroidota bacterium DNA encoding:
- the dnaK gene encoding molecular chaperone DnaK, whose amino-acid sequence is MGKIIGIDLGTTNSVVSVMEGNEPVVIINSEGKRTTPSVIAFTKEGERIVGEQAKRQALANARNTVRSIKRFMGRRYSEVIADTKEISYEVVRGNNDMAVVKIDDRNFTPQEISAMVLQKLKKSAEDYLGHEVTEAVITVPAYFNDAQRNATKEAGEIAGLKVQRIINEPTAAALAYGLDKQHKNMKIAVFDLGGGTFDISILELGDGVFEVLSTNGDTRLGGDDFDQKIIDWMADEFKKTDGVDLRKDPKTLQRLKEAAETAKVELSNATQAQISLPYIHMDANGAKNLDLTLTRSKFEMICDSLFTRAIEPCKKAVSDAKVSLSEIDEVILVGGSTRIPKVQQIVKDFFGKEPNRSVNPDEVVAVGAAIQGGVLSGDVQGILLLDVTPLSLGIEIQGGICHKLIESNTTIPARKSEVFSTAADNQPSVEIHILQGERPMAADNRTLGKFHLDSIPPAPRGIPQIEVTFDIDANGILNVTARDKGTGKEQRIRIEASTGLNDAEIEKMRQEAKLNEAADNARKEQAEKLNHADSLIFQTEKTMKEHGDKLPEDKKRPIEDALADLKRVFEAKDLAGIESATQALNAAMGSIYQDLQNAQAAQGGGEGAQGNDGADTTIKDVDFEEVKGN
- a CDS encoding Hsp20/alpha crystallin family protein; translation: MAEQQNQQKEFFTEIKNEFKEIGTKVNKMFDELVRGKDGGKSFVPATDIWETKEELIFELDLPGCVKSDFLVQVRDSSLVIKGQRTRVTEPTMNFSQRERGFGEFERIFPIPGNIDQGRIKAKFEGGVLRLTMPKEAVEIEATQVNVD